In a genomic window of Labrys wisconsinensis:
- a CDS encoding flavin reductase family protein, which translates to MLSQDLRTEHFRQSMRRVASTVSVITCTHDGRRHGITVTSVTALSFAPMSILACINRKSSISMPLKEEGRYCINVLRASQADISNSFSGGCPTERRFDIGEWTEKEGVPYLRSAQANLFCEMDQAISYATHDIIIGRVAGVAFAADVDPLIYQNGAYALTSPMVLQKAG; encoded by the coding sequence ATGCTCTCGCAGGACCTCAGAACCGAGCATTTCCGTCAGTCGATGCGGCGCGTGGCATCCACGGTCAGCGTGATCACATGCACGCATGACGGCCGCCGACACGGCATAACCGTCACGTCGGTCACGGCGCTCAGCTTCGCTCCCATGTCGATCCTCGCCTGCATCAACCGCAAGTCGTCGATCAGCATGCCGCTCAAGGAAGAGGGGCGTTACTGCATCAACGTGCTGCGCGCCTCGCAGGCCGACATATCCAACTCCTTCAGCGGCGGGTGCCCGACCGAGCGGCGCTTCGACATCGGCGAGTGGACCGAGAAGGAAGGCGTTCCCTACCTGCGAAGCGCGCAGGCGAACCTGTTCTGCGAGATGGATCAGGCGATCTCCTATGCCACCCACGACATCATCATCGGCCGGGTCGCGGGCGTGGCATTCGCCGCCGATGTCGATCCGCTGATCTATCAGAACGGCGCCTACGCCCTGACTTCACCCATGGTCCTTCAGAAAGCTGGATAG
- a CDS encoding LLM class flavin-dependent oxidoreductase — MQLGIFNLMTLRDHPDGVQGVMRDTRKMVETADELGFDVAWFAEHHFANYSSSPSPLMMCSYAAGWTRKIKLGPGVIVLPLYNPLRVAQEIAVVDTQTEGRLIIGLGTGYQRYEFDRYNVALDDRVDVFLEYWDVIERALVAGEVEYKGKYISLPKTNFAISTQQKPLPPLFVTSSQSRLLERFRKWKAVPFLAASTLGSPVLYKMVDGLNDAWMSIGEQPSTKPLAIMQYVAITDSRSEALAVAERARYVGRMAHYLRQASPPLDDNSYISNQGFDGEYTLDQYADNMVVGDPHIVAEKMIADIKRLNPSNYTCNFSFGCMPIELAHRSIVRFKKEVVPLIEKEVGPVDALGVTPGLARKAS; from the coding sequence ATGCAGCTTGGTATCTTCAACCTGATGACGCTTCGCGATCATCCCGACGGTGTCCAGGGTGTGATGCGCGATACGCGCAAAATGGTGGAGACCGCCGATGAGCTCGGCTTCGACGTCGCCTGGTTCGCCGAACATCACTTCGCGAACTATTCGAGTTCTCCGTCACCCCTGATGATGTGCTCCTACGCGGCCGGCTGGACCAGGAAGATCAAGCTCGGCCCGGGCGTTATCGTGCTGCCGCTCTACAACCCGCTCCGTGTCGCCCAGGAGATTGCCGTCGTCGACACGCAGACCGAGGGCCGCCTGATCATCGGCCTGGGGACCGGCTATCAGCGCTATGAGTTCGACAGATACAATGTTGCGCTGGACGACAGGGTCGATGTCTTCCTCGAATACTGGGACGTCATCGAAAGAGCGCTTGTCGCCGGCGAGGTCGAGTACAAGGGCAAGTACATTTCCCTGCCCAAGACCAATTTCGCGATCAGCACCCAGCAAAAACCTCTTCCGCCGCTCTTCGTGACCTCCTCCCAGTCCAGGCTTCTCGAGCGTTTCAGGAAATGGAAGGCGGTTCCGTTCCTTGCTGCCAGCACGCTCGGATCGCCCGTGCTCTACAAGATGGTCGACGGGCTCAACGATGCCTGGATGTCCATCGGCGAGCAACCTTCGACCAAGCCCTTGGCGATCATGCAATACGTGGCCATAACCGACAGCCGGAGCGAGGCATTGGCCGTGGCGGAGCGGGCCCGGTACGTGGGGCGCATGGCTCATTATCTGCGCCAGGCCTCGCCGCCGCTGGACGACAACAGCTACATCAGCAACCAGGGGTTCGACGGCGAGTATACGCTCGACCAATATGCGGACAACATGGTGGTGGGCGATCCGCACATCGTGGCCGAGAAGATGATCGCGGACATCAAGCGCCTCAATCCGAGCAACTACACCTGCAACTTCTCCTTCGGCTGCATGCCGATCGAGCTGGCGCATCGCTCGATCGTTCGATTCAAGAAGGAAGTCGTGCCGCTCATCGAGAAGGAGGTGGGACCTGTCGATGCGCTTGGCGTGACGCCTGGGCTGGCGAGAAAGGCGAGCTGA
- a CDS encoding ABC transporter substrate-binding protein has protein sequence MNTMLKVLLATAVATLTIAAEAHAGSALDAIVTSKQLRCGVMLDAPPAGFRDPNNEPDGYDVTYCKDMAKALGAEPVIVETPSPDRIPALVSNRIDVLISSTTPTPARALTVAFTQPYTNNIMMVVTRKDTGISQYSDLKSRKIGGVIGATPEQLFKQELANGWQSSGATYTGYASDSESYLALQQGKIDAILIAAGVFHALSQSGQFPEFVATGVAPLTDFGSIAVRRDDQQFLNWARLFIFQQEVSGRRAEVYKKYYGDGPLPPLTADSINF, from the coding sequence ATGAATACGATGCTGAAGGTTCTGCTGGCGACCGCGGTTGCCACTTTGACAATCGCCGCGGAGGCGCATGCCGGCTCCGCGCTCGACGCGATCGTCACGAGCAAGCAGCTGCGCTGCGGCGTCATGCTGGACGCCCCGCCCGCCGGATTTCGTGACCCGAACAACGAGCCCGACGGCTATGACGTCACCTACTGCAAGGACATGGCGAAGGCGCTCGGCGCGGAGCCGGTGATCGTCGAGACGCCATCCCCGGATCGTATTCCGGCCCTGGTTTCGAACCGCATCGACGTGCTGATCTCATCCACCACGCCGACCCCGGCACGGGCGCTGACGGTGGCCTTCACCCAGCCCTACACCAACAACATCATGATGGTTGTGACACGCAAGGATACCGGGATCAGCCAGTATTCCGACTTGAAGTCCAGGAAGATCGGCGGCGTCATCGGCGCCACGCCCGAGCAACTCTTCAAGCAGGAGCTCGCCAATGGCTGGCAAAGCTCCGGAGCGACCTACACCGGCTATGCCAGCGATTCAGAATCGTATCTTGCGCTGCAGCAGGGCAAGATCGATGCAATCCTGATCGCCGCGGGCGTGTTCCATGCCCTTTCGCAAAGCGGCCAGTTTCCGGAATTTGTTGCGACGGGCGTGGCGCCTCTAACCGATTTCGGCTCGATCGCGGTTCGCCGCGACGACCAGCAATTCCTCAACTGGGCGAGGCTGTTCATCTTCCAGCAGGAAGTAAGCGGGCGCCGGGCAGAAGTCTACAAGAAGTACTACGGCGATGGTCCGTTGCCGCCACTGACGGCGGACAGCATTAACTTTTGA
- a CDS encoding ABC transporter substrate-binding protein: MKTIAKALLATAVATLALASQAHADSALDTIVQSKKLRCGIMLDSPPAGFRDQNNEPDGYDVTYCKDMAKALGAEPVIVETPSPDRIPALVSNRIDVLISSTTPTPARALTVAFTQPYTNNIMTVVTRKDTGISQYSDLKSKKLGGVVGTTPEQLFKQELAKGWQGSGATYTGYGSDAESFLALQQGKIDAILINVGVFHALSQSGQFPEFVQAGPAPLPDYGSIAVHRDDQQFLNWARLFVFQQEVSGRRAEVFKKYYGDGPLPPLTANGINF; this comes from the coding sequence ATGAAGACGATTGCAAAGGCTCTGCTGGCGACAGCTGTCGCTACGCTGGCGCTCGCCTCCCAGGCGCACGCGGACTCGGCGCTCGACACGATTGTCCAGAGCAAGAAGCTGCGCTGCGGTATCATGCTGGACAGCCCTCCCGCCGGATTTCGCGACCAGAACAACGAGCCGGATGGCTATGACGTCACCTACTGCAAGGATATGGCCAAGGCGCTCGGCGCAGAGCCGGTGATCGTCGAGACGCCGTCGCCGGATCGCATCCCCGCCCTGGTCTCGAACCGTATCGACGTGCTGATCTCATCCACCACGCCGACCCCGGCGCGGGCCCTCACGGTGGCCTTCACCCAGCCCTACACCAACAACATCATGACCGTGGTCACGCGCAAGGACACCGGGATCAGCCAGTACTCCGACCTGAAGTCGAAGAAGCTCGGCGGCGTCGTCGGCACCACGCCCGAACAGCTCTTCAAGCAGGAGCTCGCCAAGGGTTGGCAGGGTTCCGGGGCGACCTACACCGGCTATGGCAGTGATGCAGAGTCGTTTCTCGCACTGCAGCAAGGCAAGATCGATGCTATCCTGATCAATGTCGGCGTCTTCCATGCGCTCTCGCAAAGCGGCCAATTTCCGGAATTCGTCCAGGCGGGGCCTGCGCCTCTGCCCGACTACGGCTCGATCGCGGTTCACCGCGACGACCAGCAATTCCTCAACTGGGCAAGGCTGTTCGTCTTCCAGCAGGAGGTAAGCGGGCGCAGGGCCGAAGTTTTCAAGAAGTATTACGGTGATGGTCCGTTGCCGCCGCTGACGGCCAACGGCATCAACTTCTAA